One Vitis riparia cultivar Riparia Gloire de Montpellier isolate 1030 chromosome 4, EGFV_Vit.rip_1.0, whole genome shotgun sequence genomic window carries:
- the LOC117913175 gene encoding plasmodesmata-located protein 3-like isoform X1: MDLSSKPIFLPSIAVLLFFACSGFLVPHIEAASGYSNLVYNSCANQTLTDPIESYSQTLSSLLGILTAKSLHSSFFKGSVGDHHAAFFGLFQCRGDLSNANCYNCVSRLPALSKRLCGESLGARVQLSGCYIQYEADGVAENSEPELLYKLCSETEARGSGFEEMRTEAFAAVEMGVKSSGNNGFYQETSGEVNLMAQCHRDLDICECGECMTNAVQVAQEECKSSVSGQIYMGKCSLSYTFYPNGIPSTNSHHGRGHHEKGTETSSAKMAAIAVGAAAALFFGLFFLKLIKSWVKKGDDDF, encoded by the exons ATGGACCTGTCATCAAAACCCATCTTTCTACCTTCCATTGCAGTACTGCTTTTCTTTGCCTGTTCTGGGTTCTTGGTTCCACATATTGAAGCTGCTTCAGGCTACAGCAACTTAGTATACAATAGTTGTGCAAACCAGACACTTACAGATCCCATTGAGTCTTACTCCCAAACTCTCTCATCACTTCTTGGAATTCTTACTGCAAAATCTCTGCATTCCAGCTTCTTTAAGGGCAGTGTAGGCGATCATCACGCGGCCTTTTTCGGTCTCTTCCAGTGCAGAGGCGATCTCAGTAATGCCAACTGCTACAACTGCGTGAGCAGGCTTCCTGCACTGTCAAAGAGACTATGTGGAGAAAGTTTGGGTGCTCGGGTTCAGCTTTCTGGGTGCTACATACAGTATGAGGCTGATGGAGTTGCTGAGAATTCTGAACCTGAGTTGCTGTACAAGTTGTGCAGTGAAACAGAAGCAAGAGGAAGTGGGTTTGAGGAGATGAGGACTGAGGCTTTTGCCGCAGTTGAAATGGGTGTGAAGAGCAGCGGCAATAATGGGTTCTATCAAGAGACCAGTGGAGAGGTGAATTTGATGGCGCAGTGCCACAGGGATTTGGATATCTGTGAGTGCGGTGAGTGCATGACTAATGCAGTGCAGGTGGCTCAGGAAGAATGCAAATCTTCAGTTTCAGGGCAAATTTATATGGGCAAGTGCTCTTTGAGCTATACCTTCTATCCAAATGGGATACCGTCAACTAACTCACACCATGGTAGAGGTCATCATG AGAAAGGGACGGAAACAAGTTCAGCAAAAATGGCAGCAATAGCGGTGGGAGCAGCAGCTGCCTTgttttttggattattttttttaaagctcaTTAAGTCGTGGGTCAAGAAAGGTGATGATG ATTTCTGA
- the LOC117913175 gene encoding plasmodesmata-located protein 3-like isoform X2 → MDLSSKPIFLPSIAVLLFFACSGFLVPHIEAASGYSNLVYNSCANQTLTDPIESYSQTLSSLLGILTAKSLHSSFFKGSVGDHHAAFFGLFQCRGDLSNANCYNCVSRLPALSKRLCGESLGARVQLSGCYIQYEADGVAENSEPELLYKLCSETEARGSGFEEMRTEAFAAVEMGVKSSGNNGFYQETSGEVNLMAQCHRDLDICECGECMTNAVQVAQEECKSSVSGQIYMGKCSLSYTFYPNGIPSTNSHHEKGTETSSAKMAAIAVGAAAALFFGLFFLKLIKSWVKKGDDDF, encoded by the exons ATGGACCTGTCATCAAAACCCATCTTTCTACCTTCCATTGCAGTACTGCTTTTCTTTGCCTGTTCTGGGTTCTTGGTTCCACATATTGAAGCTGCTTCAGGCTACAGCAACTTAGTATACAATAGTTGTGCAAACCAGACACTTACAGATCCCATTGAGTCTTACTCCCAAACTCTCTCATCACTTCTTGGAATTCTTACTGCAAAATCTCTGCATTCCAGCTTCTTTAAGGGCAGTGTAGGCGATCATCACGCGGCCTTTTTCGGTCTCTTCCAGTGCAGAGGCGATCTCAGTAATGCCAACTGCTACAACTGCGTGAGCAGGCTTCCTGCACTGTCAAAGAGACTATGTGGAGAAAGTTTGGGTGCTCGGGTTCAGCTTTCTGGGTGCTACATACAGTATGAGGCTGATGGAGTTGCTGAGAATTCTGAACCTGAGTTGCTGTACAAGTTGTGCAGTGAAACAGAAGCAAGAGGAAGTGGGTTTGAGGAGATGAGGACTGAGGCTTTTGCCGCAGTTGAAATGGGTGTGAAGAGCAGCGGCAATAATGGGTTCTATCAAGAGACCAGTGGAGAGGTGAATTTGATGGCGCAGTGCCACAGGGATTTGGATATCTGTGAGTGCGGTGAGTGCATGACTAATGCAGTGCAGGTGGCTCAGGAAGAATGCAAATCTTCAGTTTCAGGGCAAATTTATATGGGCAAGTGCTCTTTGAGCTATACCTTCTATCCAAATGGGATACCGTCAACTAACTCACACCATG AGAAAGGGACGGAAACAAGTTCAGCAAAAATGGCAGCAATAGCGGTGGGAGCAGCAGCTGCCTTgttttttggattattttttttaaagctcaTTAAGTCGTGGGTCAAGAAAGGTGATGATG ATTTCTGA